One part of the Desulfovibrio sp. genome encodes these proteins:
- a CDS encoding respiratory nitrate reductase subunit gamma, translating to MKLRMRKCGTTSATPMFPAARTLTAHAVAACMIAACFVLLAAVLPAHAAASQQNSAPRPDRTWFIDETGFHASAHANMSCADCHAEQADHQHPQADKLNKPASTAFDRETCLQCHGEVEDNLAKGTHGGKPAMKTQDYNKCVTCHNPHYVLAPEARAKGLRPVGDMSQSCGVCHKAQTDLPKPAPDVAACLSCHGLKTGKGMLPVGGASDGLAAGVTVSADRPQGGSTTTSVSFNKGKEPQGPTMCLSCHGPESSSAAPAAAMPRISAEGMKSMTHGDMNCLTCHEDAARYPHNRQERVNCLTCHTRHDEKIIYDAHSNVSCGACHLSDVTPVLKEGKVDFTVNPGPLNVHSMKLASGTASCVRCHSAAPVSTVTGSADSGGSTSGFAGNGKVGAANAVLPPKSVLCMGCHAATFSVQDTPGQIGLGVFVLVFAGLGLFWLSSANLGHGSPQKPQTADAATGQSHGCPAPHQHADAENRWTALCCDVFLQRRLYRESPLRWAVHALIFFPFLFRFVWGLLGLTGSLLSPAQEWPWLLLDKNWGAGAFLFDLSGLALLLGLLLAAVLWRREKNAAANAPRHDWLALYLLLGITLTGFVLEGMRITLTGMPEGSGYAFAGYILALGFAPLGQATLARVYGWGWYAHAVLTALTVAYMPFSQLRHMFTVPLFLLVQTIRGRH from the coding sequence ATGAAGCTGAGGATGCGCAAATGTGGCACGACCAGTGCCACCCCGATGTTTCCGGCGGCCCGTACGCTGACGGCCCATGCTGTTGCGGCCTGCATGATAGCGGCCTGTTTCGTGCTGTTGGCGGCTGTACTGCCCGCCCATGCTGCCGCCAGCCAGCAGAATTCCGCCCCCAGACCAGACAGAACGTGGTTTATTGATGAAACCGGCTTCCACGCCTCGGCCCATGCCAACATGTCGTGCGCCGACTGCCACGCCGAGCAGGCCGACCACCAGCACCCACAGGCAGACAAGCTCAACAAGCCCGCCAGCACGGCATTTGATCGGGAAACCTGCCTGCAATGCCACGGCGAAGTTGAAGACAATCTGGCAAAAGGCACGCACGGCGGCAAACCGGCAATGAAAACGCAGGACTATAACAAGTGCGTTACCTGTCACAACCCGCACTATGTTCTTGCGCCAGAAGCCAGAGCCAAGGGCCTGCGCCCTGTGGGAGACATGAGTCAATCCTGCGGCGTGTGCCACAAGGCTCAGACTGATTTGCCCAAGCCAGCGCCCGATGTGGCCGCCTGTCTTTCCTGCCACGGGCTCAAAACCGGCAAGGGCATGCTTCCGGTTGGTGGAGCCTCTGATGGCCTGGCCGCTGGCGTGACCGTCTCCGCTGACAGGCCTCAGGGCGGCTCCACAACAACGTCTGTGTCCTTCAACAAAGGCAAGGAACCGCAGGGGCCAACAATGTGCCTCTCATGTCACGGGCCTGAATCAAGCTCTGCCGCGCCTGCTGCGGCCATGCCCAGAATCTCCGCCGAGGGAATGAAATCCATGACCCACGGCGACATGAACTGCCTCACCTGCCACGAGGATGCGGCACGCTACCCCCATAACAGGCAGGAGCGCGTCAATTGCCTCACTTGCCATACAAGGCATGACGAAAAAATCATTTATGATGCCCACAGTAATGTGAGCTGCGGAGCGTGCCATCTTTCCGACGTCACCCCGGTGCTCAAGGAAGGCAAGGTTGATTTTACCGTCAATCCTGGGCCGCTTAACGTGCACTCCATGAAGCTTGCCAGCGGCACAGCCTCCTGCGTGCGCTGCCACAGCGCCGCCCCTGTCTCAACCGTGACGGGGAGCGCAGATTCTGGCGGCTCCACAAGCGGCTTTGCGGGCAACGGCAAGGTTGGCGCTGCCAACGCCGTACTGCCGCCCAAGAGCGTGCTCTGCATGGGGTGCCACGCTGCCACGTTCAGTGTGCAGGACACCCCCGGCCAGATCGGTCTTGGCGTATTTGTGCTGGTCTTTGCTGGCCTTGGGCTGTTCTGGCTCTCCAGCGCCAATCTGGGTCATGGTTCGCCGCAAAAACCTCAGACTGCTGATGCCGCAACGGGCCAAAGCCACGGCTGCCCCGCGCCGCACCAGCACGCAGACGCGGAAAACCGCTGGACTGCGCTGTGCTGCGACGTATTCTTGCAACGGCGGCTCTACAGGGAATCCCCTCTGCGCTGGGCCGTGCATGCGCTCATATTCTTCCCCTTCCTGTTCCGCTTTGTCTGGGGTCTGCTGGGTCTGACAGGTTCGCTCCTGTCGCCGGCGCAAGAATGGCCCTGGCTGCTGCTGGACAAAAACTGGGGTGCTGGTGCGTTCCTCTTTGATCTGAGCGGGCTTGCCCTGCTGCTGGGCCTGCTGCTGGCCGCCGTGCTGTGGCGGCGTGAAAAAAATGCTGCCGCGAACGCGCCGCGCCACGACTGGCTTGCGCTGTATCTGCTGCTGGGCATCACGCTGACAGGCTTTGTGCTTGAAGGCATGCGCATCACCCTCACGGGCATGCCCGAGGGCAGCGGCTATGCCTTTGCCGGTTATATTCTGGCGCTTGGATTTGCTCCGCTTGGGCAGGCGACGCTGGCGCGCGTCTACGGCTGGGGCTGGTACGCCCATGCGGTGCTGACCGCGCTGACAGTGGCTTACATGCCCTTCAGCCAGTTGCGGCACATGTTCACGGTTCCCCTGTTCCTTCTTGTTCAGACCATTCGAGGCCGCCACTAA
- a CDS encoding glycine cleavage system H protein: MEIAGYNMPEELYYDQYHFWTRVDGDELVIGMDDFAEKLAGQIVFVQLPFVGKAVTAGKKFAKVESGKWLGTVYSPADGEITAVNEELEANPTLINTDCYGKGWMYRIKPADMSQINTLIHGGKDVLEAWLQEDIKKFKKD; the protein is encoded by the coding sequence ATGGAAATTGCCGGATACAACATGCCCGAGGAACTGTACTACGACCAATACCACTTCTGGACCCGCGTTGACGGCGATGAACTGGTCATCGGCATGGACGACTTTGCCGAAAAGCTGGCGGGCCAGATTGTGTTTGTGCAGCTGCCCTTTGTGGGCAAGGCCGTCACCGCAGGTAAAAAGTTCGCCAAGGTGGAATCGGGCAAGTGGCTTGGCACCGTCTACAGCCCGGCCGATGGCGAAATCACAGCAGTAAACGAAGAGCTGGAGGCCAACCCCACCCTCATCAACACCGACTGCTACGGCAAGGGCTGGATGTACAGGATCAAACCCGCCGACATGAGCCAGATCAATACCCTCATTCACGGCGGCAAGGATGTTCTTGAAGCCTGGCTGCAAGAGGACATCAAGAAGTTCAAAAAGGATTAA
- the lpdA gene encoding dihydrolipoyl dehydrogenase, which translates to MYDVVVIGGGPGGYAAAIRASQLKGKVALVEGGNMGGTCVMRGCIPSKIWLRAATLLEQSRKAGEFGLELTVGKLDFTAVLARKQGVSNDIRMGMEALLANNGVDVIPGMAVVTSPTSVDVAGKKVEAKSIIIATGSTLAKSEVPGLDQAAFTTDQLLDMTEAPASVLITDPSYIGVEMATLLSILGSKVIYAVPGPRILPDEDQDSSQRMSQSLRERGVQIIARHTLVKLAGKTCTLKSGDKEQTIEADRVLVSGRKPVASKLGLEALGVKFNEDGGIAVDQQCRTACPSIFAIGDCTGGWMLSHAASAMGICAAENSMGVSAKFPCHLVSRAIWGSPEMGSVGLSEEQAERKGYEVEVGGFPYSINGYAMLRGEVDGAVKMVADAETGEILGVHIVGSNASELIGEAVLAMQLECTVREFAKGFRVHPAFCETVVDAARDAAGWALYLPKRG; encoded by the coding sequence ATGTACGATGTAGTTGTCATAGGTGGCGGCCCCGGCGGTTATGCTGCGGCCATTCGCGCTTCGCAGCTTAAGGGCAAGGTGGCCTTGGTGGAAGGCGGCAACATGGGTGGCACCTGCGTTATGCGCGGCTGCATTCCCAGCAAAATATGGCTGCGCGCAGCCACCCTGCTGGAGCAGTCGCGCAAGGCTGGCGAATTCGGTCTGGAACTCACCGTGGGCAAGCTGGATTTTACCGCTGTTCTTGCCCGCAAGCAGGGTGTTTCCAACGATATCCGCATGGGTATGGAAGCCCTGCTCGCCAACAACGGGGTGGATGTTATCCCCGGCATGGCTGTTGTGACCTCGCCCACCTCTGTGGATGTGGCGGGCAAAAAGGTTGAGGCCAAAAGCATCATCATCGCCACGGGCAGCACCCTTGCAAAGTCTGAAGTTCCCGGTCTGGATCAGGCCGCCTTTACCACAGACCAATTGCTGGACATGACGGAAGCCCCGGCCTCGGTGCTTATTACCGACCCCAGCTATATCGGCGTTGAGATGGCTACCCTGCTGAGCATCCTTGGCAGCAAGGTTATCTATGCCGTGCCCGGCCCGCGCATTCTGCCCGATGAAGATCAGGATTCCAGCCAGCGCATGTCCCAGTCCTTGCGCGAGCGCGGCGTGCAGATCATTGCGCGCCACACGCTTGTCAAGCTTGCTGGCAAAACCTGCACCCTCAAAAGCGGCGACAAGGAACAGACCATTGAGGCCGACAGGGTGCTGGTATCTGGCCGCAAACCTGTTGCCTCCAAGCTGGGCCTGGAAGCTCTGGGGGTTAAATTCAATGAAGACGGCGGCATAGCCGTTGACCAGCAGTGCCGCACCGCCTGTCCGAGCATTTTTGCCATTGGCGACTGCACGGGCGGCTGGATGCTCAGCCATGCGGCCTCTGCCATGGGCATTTGCGCGGCGGAAAACAGCATGGGCGTATCCGCAAAGTTCCCCTGCCACCTGGTTTCACGCGCCATCTGGGGCAGCCCGGAAATGGGTTCCGTTGGTCTTTCCGAAGAACAGGCCGAGCGCAAGGGCTACGAGGTTGAAGTTGGCGGTTTTCCGTATTCCATCAACGGCTATGCCATGCTGCGCGGCGAAGTGGACGGAGCAGTAAAAATGGTTGCCGATGCTGAAACTGGCGAAATACTGGGCGTGCACATTGTGGGCAGCAATGCTTCCGAGCTGATCGGCGAGGCTGTGCTGGCCATGCAGCTTGAATGCACTGTACGCGAGTTCGCCAAGGGCTTCCGCGTTCATCCGGCCTTTTGCGAAACCGTCGTCGACGCCGCACGTGATGCCGCCGGGTGGGCCCTGTACCTGCCCAAGCGGGGTTAA
- the lipA gene encoding lipoyl synthase, with the protein MSALPVCQQDTDTSSAPGQLVPLEVLNLGRIEYGEALNFQKRRVESRVSDAVEDTLLLLEHDPVITMGRGGTTAHLHVAEEQLQRQGVGLYWVERGGMATFHGPGQLVAYPVIRLRQKDLHLYMKKLLAAIASVVRSFGLEPQLGVHGPGVWVNGGKIASVGVAVRKWVTFHGMALNVNTDVDWFRLITPCGNPTERITSMAAELGSQVDFTEVSRRFVQAFASEFGFAPRSGLAASRPGWLTVTLRPDAGIRPVENMLANLNLHSVCQEAQCPNKGECYSRGTSTFIIMGDRCTRGCRYCAVAKGNPAPLDPSEPDNVAQAVHRLGLQHAVITSVTRDDLPDGGADHFVRTIKAIRHTSPQTSIEVLVPDFQGNHKALGSVCAARPDMFNHNLETVRRLFAQVRPGASYQTSLEVLRYAASQGLRVKSGIMLGLGETWSEIRLALTDLLAHGCRFLTLGQYLAPSGAHVPVARHLAPDEFDHWKATALAMGFMGVASAPLVRSSYRAEAMLTDLTDAAPLAAHTCEAC; encoded by the coding sequence ATGTCCGCCTTACCCGTTTGCCAGCAAGATACCGATACCAGTTCCGCGCCCGGCCAGCTTGTTCCGCTGGAGGTGCTGAATCTTGGGCGCATCGAATACGGCGAAGCCCTGAACTTTCAGAAACGCCGCGTGGAGTCGCGCGTCAGTGACGCCGTGGAAGACACCCTCCTGCTGCTTGAGCATGACCCCGTCATTACCATGGGACGCGGCGGCACAACGGCCCATCTGCATGTGGCCGAAGAACAGTTGCAGCGTCAGGGTGTGGGCCTCTACTGGGTGGAACGCGGCGGCATGGCGACCTTTCACGGCCCCGGCCAGCTTGTGGCCTATCCCGTTATCCGCCTGCGGCAAAAAGACCTGCACCTGTATATGAAAAAACTGCTGGCCGCCATCGCCTCGGTGGTGCGCTCCTTCGGGCTTGAGCCACAACTGGGTGTTCACGGCCCCGGCGTGTGGGTTAACGGCGGCAAAATTGCCAGCGTGGGCGTGGCCGTGCGCAAGTGGGTGACCTTTCACGGCATGGCCCTGAACGTGAATACCGATGTGGACTGGTTCCGTCTCATCACCCCCTGCGGCAATCCTACGGAACGCATTACCTCTATGGCAGCCGAGCTTGGAAGTCAGGTTGATTTTACCGAGGTTTCGCGCCGGTTTGTCCAGGCCTTTGCCAGCGAATTCGGCTTTGCGCCCCGCTCAGGCCTGGCTGCAAGCCGACCGGGCTGGCTGACCGTTACCCTGCGCCCCGATGCAGGGATACGCCCGGTGGAAAACATGCTGGCCAACCTCAACCTGCACAGCGTGTGTCAGGAGGCCCAGTGCCCCAACAAGGGCGAATGCTATTCACGCGGCACCTCAACTTTCATCATCATGGGCGACAGATGCACCCGAGGTTGCCGCTACTGCGCCGTTGCCAAGGGAAATCCCGCGCCTCTCGATCCATCCGAGCCGGACAACGTCGCGCAGGCCGTGCACAGGCTGGGCCTGCAACATGCGGTCATAACTTCCGTCACGCGGGACGACCTGCCGGATGGTGGCGCGGATCATTTTGTGCGCACTATCAAGGCCATACGCCACACAAGCCCGCAAACCAGCATTGAAGTGCTGGTGCCGGATTTTCAGGGCAACCACAAAGCTCTTGGGTCTGTGTGCGCCGCCCGCCCCGACATGTTCAACCATAATCTTGAAACCGTGCGGAGGCTCTTTGCCCAGGTGCGCCCGGGGGCCAGCTATCAAACCTCGCTGGAGGTTCTGCGCTACGCGGCCAGTCAGGGCCTGCGGGTAAAATCGGGCATCATGCTGGGCCTTGGCGAAACATGGAGTGAGATTCGCCTCGCCCTGACCGACCTGTTGGCCCACGGCTGCCGTTTTCTGACCCTGGGGCAATATCTTGCGCCCTCTGGCGCGCACGTGCCTGTGGCGCGGCATCTGGCCCCTGACGAATTTGACCACTGGAAGGCAACAGCTCTTGCCATGGGCTTTATGGGCGTGGCTTCCGCCCCGCTGGTGCGCAGTTCGTACCGCGCAGAGGCAATGCTGACCGATCTGACAGACGCGGCCCCGCTGGCTGCCCATACTTGCGAAGCGTGCTGA
- a CDS encoding (Fe-S)-binding protein: MRHTAFSIRQRMALDACTECGQCLTVCPAVAASGDADLSAQVRMDNLKKLLRDRNFFWRALGEVLGREPVATPERLKEYGTSVFRCSLCGDCEEVCPAGLPLKDLWLALREELSRTGDAPEKIRMIRTNLEDSHNVFAEDNDERGDWVDDMRKPPKGGGQKAKAEVVYFTGCVGAYFPLAQKIPMAFVEILEAAGVDFTIMAGDEWCCGFPLVGSGQSADLPAIIRHNVEAVKARGARKVVFTCPSCYQIWRESYPPEFELAHASEMVMQLVLENRLPLGELLMTVTYHDPCDLGRGGRVFDEPREVMARIPGLKVVEMEHNRRHCLCCGGGGNLEMIDPDLSAAMSRRKVEEAVRTGAQAIVTNCQQCVRTMTTYAKRNKVNIEVLDMSQLVARSLQAHASEAKAKADSAAQAVHAGTSAQA; encoded by the coding sequence ATGCGTCACACAGCATTCAGCATACGACAGCGCATGGCGCTCGACGCCTGCACCGAATGCGGGCAGTGCCTGACCGTGTGCCCGGCGGTGGCGGCATCGGGCGATGCGGATCTTTCGGCTCAGGTGCGCATGGACAACCTGAAAAAGCTCTTGCGTGACCGTAATTTCTTCTGGCGGGCTCTTGGCGAGGTGCTGGGGCGCGAACCTGTGGCCACGCCGGAGCGCCTCAAGGAATACGGCACTTCGGTGTTCCGCTGTTCGCTCTGCGGTGATTGCGAAGAGGTATGCCCAGCTGGCCTGCCCCTCAAGGATCTGTGGCTCGCTCTGCGCGAAGAACTTTCGCGCACGGGCGATGCCCCGGAAAAAATCCGCATGATCCGCACCAACCTTGAAGACAGCCACAACGTCTTTGCCGAAGACAATGACGAACGTGGCGACTGGGTAGACGACATGCGCAAGCCCCCCAAGGGAGGCGGCCAGAAAGCCAAGGCCGAAGTGGTCTATTTTACGGGCTGCGTGGGCGCGTATTTTCCGCTGGCACAAAAAATCCCCATGGCCTTTGTGGAAATTCTGGAAGCCGCAGGCGTGGATTTTACCATCATGGCTGGCGATGAATGGTGCTGTGGCTTTCCCCTTGTGGGCTCGGGCCAGAGTGCCGACCTGCCCGCCATCATCAGGCATAACGTAGAGGCGGTAAAGGCGCGGGGCGCACGCAAGGTCGTGTTTACCTGCCCCTCCTGCTACCAGATCTGGCGTGAATCCTACCCGCCGGAATTTGAGCTGGCGCATGCCTCTGAAATGGTCATGCAGCTTGTGCTTGAAAACAGGCTGCCCCTTGGCGAGCTGCTCATGACAGTGACCTACCACGACCCCTGCGATCTGGGGCGCGGCGGGCGCGTGTTTGACGAGCCGCGCGAGGTCATGGCGCGTATTCCCGGCCTCAAGGTTGTGGAAATGGAGCATAACCGGAGGCACTGCCTGTGCTGCGGTGGCGGCGGAAACCTGGAAATGATCGACCCCGATCTTTCGGCGGCCATGTCCAGGCGCAAGGTTGAAGAAGCCGTGCGCACCGGAGCGCAGGCCATTGTTACCAACTGCCAGCAGTGCGTGCGCACCATGACCACCTATGCCAAACGCAACAAGGTAAACATAGAAGTGCTGGACATGAGCCAGCTTGTGGCACGCTCGCTCCAGGCGCACGCCAGTGAAGCAAAAGCCAAAGCCGACAGCGCGGCACAAGCAGTTCATGCGGGAACGTCAGCGCAGGCATAG